tatttgcatcaacctgattaagttacgggatctgaatcaacaaaaatggttatctcaaacttgagctctgaatctttattaaagatcaactcagatgtgagcgctgaaccataaaaagggttacagtgccttggcgttacctgtaagtcttacgagttgggtacgtcagaaaaaaaaaaaaaaaaatattaaacaagggttacagtgccttggcgttacctgtaagtcttacgagttgggtacgtcagaaaaaaaaaaaaaaaatattaaacaagggttacagtgccttggcgttacctgtaagtcttacgagttgggtacgtcagaaaaaaaaaaatataaaacaagggttacagtgccttggcgtcacctacgagttgggtacgtcagaaaaaaaaaaatttatattaaacaagggttacagtgccttggcgttacctgtaagtcttacgagttgggtacgtcagaaaaaaaaaaatataaaacaagggttacagtgccttggcgtcacctacgagttgggtacgtcagaaaaaaaaaaatttatattaaacaagggttacagtgccttggcgttacctgtaagtcctacgagttgggtacgtcagaaaaaaaaatttatattaaacaagggttacagtgccttggcgttacctgtaagtcttacgagttgggtacgtcagaaaaagatacagtgaagaaaggcgagattattgaCGCCGCCAGAAAAAGCTTATACATaaccaaagcaaggcgattcatCACAACGCCAAATCATTTGCAACCACCAAAaaacaacaggtataaagttatttgtatcaatttacaattattatagaaaatcGAAGATGTCGCAGGTGCAAGGATAAAGTTTCCTAAGCGAGAACGACAAAAGGCGTTACCTCTCAACGTAATGCAAATCCATAAAGTTATGAAGAGAAGAAATCGggcaaataaagaaatttataaaggacccagccaaggggtaaattgttcaaagccacaaaaagggcatacaaaataattacaaaaagccacagaagggcagaaacaaaatcattacaaaaAGATCATTCACTGAGGAGGAACATAGGGAACGAGCTTGCCGTCAACAATTTGATTCATTGCATCAGCTTCGCCAAGGCGTTTAGCATCGAGATCCGGAAAAAGAAGCTTAACCTGTTCTATAGCAAAAGAAAAGCCCTCGTCATATTGGTTGGCGGCATAGAGCTGAAGCTCTGTGACATCATTCTCCAACCTAGCTTTCTCATCAGCTAAGGTCCCTACAGACTGTACCGCTTCATCCTTCTCCTCAGATAGCTTGGAGAGTCTCTCAGCCTGGGCAGCAGCATTCTCTTTGAGTTTGGCCTCCGAAGCGGCATAGCCTTCTTTAACTTTAGACAGCTTTTCCTCATACTCTTTCTTCAGTCTCTCTGTCTCGCCCTCCCGTTCTTCTTTCAGCTTCTTAATGTCGCCTTCCAACTGTGCCTTAGTTTCGGAATACCTCTTCTCAATGTCAGCGAGATTATCATCAACCAGCTTCACTTTTTGCCTCGCCTCTAGAACCTCTTGCTCTTGGCGGTTTGTCAGTAGATAATTAAGAAGAGTACCCTTGACTTCATACTCTAAGGCCTTCTTCCTTAGGTCTTCCGTCGAAGTGTCGGTGAAGCGAGTCATGTCGCCCACCATAGTTACTCCTCTCTCAATAAACTCCAAAGGATCGAAGGAGCTCCAGGAAAGGGGCGCAGCGGTTTCAGCGTCTTGAGCaggaggctgagaagaactGGAAGCCGCGCCTTTGCCCTTGTCAGCGCCCCCAGCCTTCTGAGTAATCTTCTCAACTTTTTGCtttttgggaggaggaggagcaacaCCCTCAGTCTCCTCTACTCCAGAGGCCGTCTTTCCCGGGATCTCAACACGGATACGCCCATCATGCTTCTTCTTGCTCCGCCCTTCCTTCATagcagcttcctccacttgcaGCTTTTTCAGTGGATCAGTCACGGCGACAACAGGATTGGCCTTTTGCTGGCGAGCCTTAGCCAAGAATGCCAGCCTCTCCTCATTAGAAATAGTCCTCATTCTCTCTGCAAAAAGtaaaaagagacaaaaaaaaaacacaagagtTAATAATGAGGCGAGATCAACATTGAACAGAAGTAGAAAAATACCAAATGCGCtacttacgtaaatactctgtcaggacttcactattaccctcacacctaAGGATATCGGCGGTATCCATAAGGGCATAggagtcaaggaagttgacggtaTCTTGCTCAAAATCGCTTAAGGCCTCAAAGATAGCacccttgataagcctagggttatcAGTCCAGTAGAAAGGGAATAGAGGATCATCAACCTCATCATACATCAAGTCAGAAAATTTCTCAGCACTACGAACTCGAAAGAAAGAATCCTTAAAGTTCTTGAAGTTGGAAGCGTATAGACTCAGAAGGCGACGGTTAGGTTGACTGCTAAGAGAGACCAAAGTTTGCGGCTTCAAGTTCTTTATGtggtagaaagagaaaaaaacgcCAATTGAAGGCTCCAATTCGAAGCCAGAACACATTACCTCATAGGCTTTGATAAAGGCCCAACTATTAGGATGGAGTTGGGTGGGGGCGACGTTGAGAACCTTCAATATCTCCGCCTCAAAGGAAGTAAAAGGTAACCAAATGTTAAGGGGTTGTATTACGCCGGTATAAAGATAGAAATAATGCGGCGGGTTGTCATTCTTGGAAAATACAAACTCGTCCTCTCTGACGGGTTCGGTTATAATAAGGTCTTCATGAGAGGGGTCTGAAAGcttgacggctttcctaaagctcctcaccatttccGTGTTGGTATACTTTGAAgaaacttccatggtgacgggagtataaccagcaacaaccagatctcgacaaggattcttccgctttcctgtgaaagaggaaggggagattatgacgcaatcactgtcattaccactatcaacactactactatcactatcactatcactactactactcccaacatcaaaaccccataatTCCGAGTAAAATCCTCGGCTATTGAGTACACCATTAGCCCTAGTATAAtgggcgcgaacttgttgcgcccattcgagATAACTAGGAGCAGAAATAGGAACCCTCCCATCATTATCGTCTAACTCTCTCAAAATAACCATCTTCCTAAACCTAAATCAGAAAACTAGGGTTCCTACGCAAAACAGGCCAAATCGGCGAAAAGGAATaaggtataaaagaaagaataccTCAAAGAAATTGACAAAGCTGGGAGCGTCCTAACACGTAGCGTTGAACAAAGGCTTGCTGGAGAATCGAAGAAGGATATGCGAAAAAGAGTACGGATTTGCGAGAAGAAACAAGCAAAGGGAAGGAAACAGAGGTAATATTTAAAGAGAAAAATCTTTTCGGTTGTTCGAagtccagaagttgaagcaagAGGTAACGCACGCGTCGTCGGATTAAATACGTGTCAAAGCGCGCATCTCGAGAATAAACCttagaagatttatcgtcagataATTAAACACGACGCCTACAGGCGGGGAGAGTGGCGCCATTCTTTGAAGTTTGATTCGCCTTAGGGGCGCGACAAAGATATCCAAAACAACGCCAAACGAGAAAAAGCCAAAAAATCAAGGAAGGACAAGACATAAAATAATGCATTCTACtcaaagcaagaaagaaaaatctttattattagcaGAAAATGGAAAGTACAGCGAGGAGAAACCAAGGTTACATAAAGAAATCCTAAAATCCTATCAATCAGACTCCGAATCCTTTTGCACAGGCTCAGGGaaagtcatcttggattccacggtgacccgGGACCCCCCTTCTTCACTGGATGAGgaagcacgaagctcaggaggaacataggtctccagaaacgaaacgtagtcctcatcaccactaccagaatcggaggtatccgaagaaagaacgataacctccacctttttgacatccttagaccttcgggagcgagtggagttagAGGTTGAAACCTCAACTCTTTTCTTCCTCCGCTGAGGCGGAGTACTTCTGGCAACAGGTTTTTTCGCATTGTTATTTTCCATaataaagattcaaaacaagttGATGAAATATGAGAATAACAGTTGATATTTATAGCCAATCTTGCCCAACCctaacatcgttattaacggtCGTAATTAATGCTTGGACAGTCGCAACTACTTTGGTTTGACTATCTTGAGAACcgttattttttatctttccaaGGAGTCAATGTTTGACCCGTTTAAGTTAATGGAGATTTTAGAGGAAGGCGGTACTAGAAAGGACAGAAGAGCAACACATAAGTAAAGGAAATTGCTTAAGCATTCAAGTTCGTACAAAAgaaatacaacggaagcaaagaaacagaataaaaataacaaagatcccaaaatccggaagcaaattacaaatacTAGAAAGAAAAGCACAAAACGGAAAGATGAGCAAACAAAAGACTTCATGGCGTGGTAGAACtccccaattcaccagcatcggcaacggcgatacggtgcatttcctccaatgcccgtttcaccctcttcgccttcaccatatTCTCGTCAATGGGCTTCAGATCCTCCCTCAGCTCGTTCTGCTTGTCTAAAAGGTGCATCAAAGAATGGCGCCTTGAAATCAGCTTGGCAACATCGTCCCTAATCTCGCCTTGGAGggccctcttcctcttcacgagcggcttcatctccttgttcAGCAGCGCCAAACGATCGTCCACTCTACGCTCCTCGTTGAAGCATATCCCTAGGATTTCCTCCTGCACACCCATGGTCtctttcgtgatctctatctggCTGTCGACAGCTTCGGTAACTTCGGCATGGCAttctttgacattctccacagcaatcacaaagGATGCACTATCCTTCAACTCTTTCTCTAGACGCAGCACACTGTCAAGAAAACGCTTCTCCTCCTTGGTCAGCCTCCAGCAATAATCGTTCAGCTCTTTGACAAATTCCGAGAATTCACCAAAATCATCCATTAAGTCCTCCGTACTCAGGGTCAACATACGGCGGAGCCGCTTGATGACGGGGGAAGCAGGGGATTGTCCGCATTCAAAGGGAAGGCTTTTAGGAGACATACTGCAGAAGGAAAACTTTTAAGAGAGCAGGTGAGAATGTGACGAGTTAGTTCTATCAAATGCTCCATTTTATAGAGAAAATATCCCATCGTGGTATCGGCGAGTGGAGAAGCGGTTGATAGATATGGTTTAGGAGCACAAGAACGTGTGCCAGAAAGTGGGAGGAACGTGATGAAGTTCTTCCCGCGCTACAGGTTTTAGAGGGAAAATTCGAATCCTACTCAAGCACTTCATTCCTTTGgacctcgtgcttggggggctgtggactgggcaatgggcttaagtgAATATCCGGTGAGCCCAATTAAAGTAAAAAGGACGATAAGCCCAAAATCAAGTAAACCCTAAAATACCCAATAGGCGATTAGAGCTAGGGCGTGACCTGCATCTCTAGGGCAACGCCAAAAAGGGTGGACTCTATGTTACTGAAAAAATCTTCTCCTTCCTTGTATCAACCGCTACCttgagaagaaagaaataaacttctcgcaactgccatagcttggagaccaaggttctcatccctattttcacgccataccaccgaagaagatgctaagggccggatttttaggaacccttgcttggagaagaagactagaagctctataaatagttCCATATTCTCATTTTGTAGagggatcgaattctgacttattaaactcccagggttgttgggattgaactgagtgtaatcacaccatttgatcaataatacaaaccccctcgttttttaccagaacagatatttacaaaaatgacataaatttatttataatgtgcCGGCTCAAAATTCAATGGGCTAGACGGCTCAGCCCAATACTTATATGGACTACATGGGCTTTGGGTCAAAAAGGTCCGATTACATTTGGGCTATATTTTTTGATACTCGACCCATCCAAGACTGTgggctaatgggccggcccattTTTGACAACTCTATTCCTAATGCAACAGAGAGTTTAAATGTTCAAGgatgtgaaaataattttgtgGTGCGCTAGTTAAAGTGCGAAATCTATTCTCAAGTCAATATGTGAGCGGAGTAATCTTGATAATTTTATAGAACACGTGAGAAGATATGGGGGGTGcagaaagaataaaaaacatgGAGCGTCACCGTCACACTAGTAAAATATGGGCCTTCAGAGATCAAATTTGAGCCCAAGAAATCTAGATCTGCTGAAGTAGTTTACCTGGCTAAGAAACGAGGTTTTGTCACGTGTACATCACGTGTCACTCAAGCACGCATTTGCTTGGCTCTAAAAATACAAAACCGATACACTATAAATACAAAAATCACTTTCACTTGCGTGTCACAACGaaaacaagagagagagagagagaaaaaaaaaaaaaaagaagagaggaaagtaataataataagtaacTAACTCCCTTTGAATTGTTACCGAAGAAAACAAAGCACCGAGATCTGAATCAATGGCGTTGGAATGGGTAGTGCTAGGTTACGCCGCAGCAGCAGAAGCAATAATGGTCCTTCTTCTCACAATCCCTGGCCTCGACGCTCTCCGTAAGGGACTCGTCGCTGTTACCAAGAATCTTCTCAAACCATTTCTATCTGTTGTTCCGTTTTGTCTCTTTCTTCTCATGGACATTTACTGGAAATACGAAACTCGACCTAGCTGTGAAGGTGATTCATGCACTCCTACGGAACATCTTCGTCACCAGAAATCAATCATGAAGAGTCAGCGTAACGCGCTTCTCATCGCTTCTGCGCTTCTTTTTTACTGGCTTCTTTATTCCGTTACAAATCTCGTTGTTAAGATCGATCATCTGAATCAGCGTCTTGAACGTCTCAAGAGGACTGAATGAATTGCTGATTTCTGTTTTTTGTTTCAAGATATAAGTCTGTTGAATTTGTGTTCATCGCagtttttgttattgttatgaTGATGTTAGTAAGCCataattaacaatttatatCCATGTAGATCTATGTTTGTTTGAACGATTATGAGACGATTATTTGGTTAATCgtatattattatattgtaATTTCTGTCTTGTTTTGAACTTGCGCAACTTTGATTTCAGAATTAGGGTTCGTTTTAGGGATTTTCTCATTGTTGCAATGGTTATGGTTCGGTATCAAATTTCATGTTATTCGTTGCTTCCTTATATAGTAGGAATATATATGATTGTTAAGTGTTAACTCAATAGCTTGCTTTGCTTAACAAGATGATTTACCGTGGTGGTTGTTTCTCACCGGATTTGcatatttttgtgtgtttgaGGAATTGTGATTAACTTGTTAATGTTTCCTTTACAATGCGAATGCTTTGAAgtcgacacttataattacattgaattatatattttttcaagttATATCGTTGTCCTTTTTTGGTGTCAATTCAGTGAATGTGCTTGGTTGAATGCCCTGATTGTGCTTATTAGTTGAATGCCCTGATTGAGTTTGTGCTTCGGTGAATGTGCTTAGGTGAATGCCCTGATTGAGTTCTAATTGCGAGAGCTTACAAAAGAATGGTTAATTCAATTGAAACCTGATTGACATGATAAGCTGATAATTTCAGATTTCCAGACTTAtttgttaattaaaattatttttagcaAACACTTGCACTTAAAATTAGGGCTGATTCTGTTATTTATTAGATCATGATAACTAAAACAGAGAGAAGCCTAAtggttatttttttacataatttagGGATTTGTCTACTTTATGGCACTCATTAGCTATACTAGCTATTTGAATATATATGATCATCATTTCATTATAAGTCTAATTCTAttcaaaacaaatttcaattttagtgaTAGATATATGCTAATTAAATATAGCCCCATTCAAGTATTGCTTATTTGCTTTTAGTTTTTTACTCTGCTAGTTCTTGTGTCTCATACTCTAGAAGTTCAATCATATGATTATCTTTCTCAGTTAGCAAATCTTTGGATTATAGTTCTGGTTTCTCTGGATGGTCGAGTCGATTCAATTTGGAGTTTTAGGAAATCTATTATGATTTTCTTGTACTTCTAGAGATTGGGTTGTCTTGGTTTCATTGTGTGGTTAACTAGTTATTTGAATTTCCCTCCCACTTTTCTTTATGTACAAGCTTACATCCAGCCATATTCAATGCTTGAAGAGTGAGGCAAGGCAAGTAGAAGAAtcttttagtttttgttcttgtCGATTGCTTTGTGCTTTTATTTGTTTGGAATGCTCTGTGTTTTACCTTTGGTTCTTGGCAAGCTAGTATCCTACCATTACATTATTTCTTCTATGCACCTTTTTCTCTTTTGAGTATACTTATTTCTGGTCACTCTAGATTCTTGATGGAGTACAACACACTAACTGTGGGCATAGTGCAGAATCCGACAAACAAAGAGCGATATTTCCCCGGAATTCAATCAAATATTGAAAAGTTCAATGATGTAGGTCACTTCCTGTATGCATAATTTATGAACGAAAATCAAACAATATATCCCAAGATAGGAAACTGACTTAGGCAATAAAATTTAGTTGATTAAGCAAGTTTGCAACACAGCTGCTGATGCATTAGTTTCAGACTAAAATTCATGGGAAGACTTGAAAGAAAATATAGGATTATAACCATACGGTAGTTTTATGTCttacataaacaaaacaagtaCTTGGCGGTTATTCATGATAAAATCTGAAAAGAATTAGCAACAGGTTCATATAATCAAAGTGTTCAATACAATTTAGAACTCCTTTTGAATCAGAAATCAAGCATTGGCCACTATATTTAAATGTAATGCTCTGAGCTATACAACTACATTTGTCAACAACCTTTCATCTGCATGCGCTGGTACCAATTTTTGAGCAAACCTGCAAATATTGACTAATAAATTTAATAGATATCAAACATTCATAGATTGTGCACGAAAAATGTATTCCTCACTCTCCTTTGGCAAGGCagttagggtctgtttggtaagaCCCATACCTATTAGATACTCCTAtagagataaataaaattgagtacttttaccaataataaattggttcaagtggtaagagttttggtccccttaagTATGTGATCAGTGGTCTGATCTCCGACTCATGCATgtgaaaaaaattcagttgGGTGAGGAGAACTCACCTTGTGTGTCCCACATGTTCCTcgattgaattatttttttttactaaaaaaatgcGAGTACTTAATAGGTGCTGCATCATCTCTCTACTTATTAAAAGGGTAAGGAAGAaactaaaaagaaattttttatattaagagcTTGATTATAAACTACATTGGACATTATTTAAGTTATATTTGTAAGAGCATGGTTTgcaattgtgtttttttttttattcatttcattCTTGTGATAGCAAGGGTACCTATATGATCATACACTAAATGAATGAGCCCCATGTTGAATTCTAATTGAATGATCGTATTCATTTCATGCTTGTGATGACATGGAAATGGTACCTATAATATAACACCATGCACTCACTGAATGAGTCTCATGTTGCATTGTGATCTAACGAACTAGttcattacatttttttaaacaacGAAAACAAATTTTGTTAGAAATTTTcgaaaaatattacttttttgttagaaatgttacatttttttaaacaacGAAAACAAATTTTCGGGATTTTCATTGTTTCtaaaaaatatacacaattgTTCATTGTATCTATTATCTCTTTGTTAGCaagttaaaatgaacaaatgaactcaaatttaagaaatcataatagaaaatattttcgcAATGCAAACGGACCTTAAGTGtttaaaaaatgacaaaatattgttatttatattgtatattaGGTTGTGACTGCTCATtagaataaaatcaaaattcagctcattttttttttgcgctCTCTGATTTATTACTATGCTTCAAGAACTCATCTTTGAGCGAATAAATGGATAAAGAACTCATAAAACAAAGTCAATTGGAACAGAAAATTGACGGCGATGGTGTTCACGAAGAATCGTAGAATGCACATACATTCACCAGGCGGTGGTTCTATGCAGACACATGTCAACTAAATATGAGTCATTTTTTCTGCAACCGCAAGATTATAACCTTTCAAACTCAATTCGTTACACATATTATCCATAACATGCCTTGAACTATATGAGTCAATTTTTGTCTCATCAGAATTCTTGATTCTCTTAAAGGTAAAGAGTTGCATAGCAATTTCTTACGCTTTTCCCTTAATGGTTACTTGTGTAATATCAATATTAATAACAACTAGTCAGGATGGCCGAGTGGTCTAAGGCGCCAGACTCAAGTTCTGGTCTTTGAAAGAGGGCGTGGGTTCAAATCCCACTtctgacatttttttttattaaaaaataatatgttatCAATGAAAACTATTGTATTCATTCGACATATAATttcatattactttttttttttgctgaatAATTTCATATTACTTATTGTCCATAACATgtcttttaaatttatttaatttaattttaactgAAATACGATTCTATTTTCGATCAAACACAGATACTAAAACATATGTGTTATGTCTAAATTTTTCTCAAATTCTAAATTCGTTTGAAATTCACCCAATTTCCAAAATACGGTAAAATACAAGAGATATTGACGTAATTCATTAGATTCAATTTCTGTTGGTATCATCTTAACAATTTTTCATTCCACTAAAAATTATcaacaacattaattttaaCGCTCTATTTTCAACATTTGTCCTCTTATTAAGTAAAATTTATGTAAGTTTTACCCCGGATGACACTCAATGAACTAAGAGTAGATATTAGAAATATACAAATGCTAAAGAACGTTGCATAGGGTTTTTCCTTTCATCCTTATTTCAACTTGTGTAACCACAATCTCAGAGGTCGCAATTAATATTTATCATGTTATTCAAACGCTAGTAATACTAATAACTAAAGTATAGTGTGTATACATTCTAAAGTAACAAGttcaatttttcaatgtaaaataaaaaacaaattgaattaATGACCGATGGATTTTTGCTGCATTCATGACaactatgattttatttttccgATTGTTTAAtaactaaaaaattcaatttaaaagtgaataattgaAGTGTCTGAAATTCGAATCCTGCATAATATATATGCGGTGTCCCTGTCAATTCGGTCTAAGCTCACGGGAACTGACAGCTATGACCTTTAAATCGAGATCAAACgattaaatatttatacaaaacatcaatttttaaattaaaaaaatccaaaacttaaaataaatctCGACTTAATGAACACGATTATCCTAAATGCTGAATCGGACAAAAAATCAGAGTTGATGAAGTGGCATAACCTTATTGGACACATATTTTCCTTACAACAAAGGTGAATTTTTTGTGAAGTCAAGTCAACCCTTTTTGTTTCTTGTTCTTGATTCTATTTCCATGCTTTTCCAAtctcttatttgtttcttatccCCCAAGTACATTCTTTACGATAATCACAAAGATCGATCTTTTATATTAACCCTAATCCAAGATTCATCAATCACTTCAACCCCATAATCCAAGATTCATTTCGGATCTATTTTTTTCTCCatcaaatttgagttttttaagATCGTAGACGAAAATGGACGACGTAAAAGACAAGTTTAAAGGGTTCATGAAGAAAGtaacttcttcatcttcatcttcctctgGCAAATTCAAGGGCCAAGGTAGAGTCTTGggttcttcttcatcttcttcttcttccacacCTGTTAATTCCATTCCTACCCCTCGCCCATCACCTTCTCCCTCTCAGAATCCTAATCCCAAaccaaaccctaaccctaaacccACTTCAACGATCGCTTCAAATCCTACCAAAATCGATAAGCCTCGTAAAACTGGAG
This portion of the Trifolium pratense cultivar HEN17-A07 linkage group LG3, ARS_RC_1.1, whole genome shotgun sequence genome encodes:
- the LOC123915833 gene encoding uncharacterized protein LOC123915833, producing MALEWVVLGYAAAAEAIMVLLLTIPGLDALRKGLVAVTKNLLKPFLSVVPFCLFLLMDIYWKYETRPSCEGDSCTPTEHLRHQKSIMKSQRNALLIASALLFYWLLYSVTNLVVKIDHLNQRLERLKRTE